From one Lolium rigidum isolate FL_2022 chromosome 4, APGP_CSIRO_Lrig_0.1, whole genome shotgun sequence genomic stretch:
- the LOC124649905 gene encoding O-methyltransferase ZRP4-like isoform X2, translating into MDLAPQHILDQGLLDAQLELWHNTFGYIKSMALKSALDLGIADAIHHHGGAATLTQIVAKAKLHTSKISCLRRLMRVLTVSSVFGTEHSNDAEAVYTLTPASRLLVGSANMVPVMNMLLHPILVSPFSDLGAWFQHELPEPDLFKLKHGNTFWEMADHDPSYNTLVNDGMVSDSRFLMDIAIRECGGVFQGIGSLVDVAGGHGGAAQAIAKAFPDVKCSVLDLEHVVAKAPSGTDVEYIAGDMFESVPPADAVFLKWIMHDWSDEDCIKILKNCKKAIPPKDAGGKVIIVDMVVGAGPQDLKHKETQLMFDLFIMFVNGVERDEQEWKKIIFEAGFTDYKITPVLGVRSIIEVYP; encoded by the exons atggATCTCGCCCCA CAGCACATCCTCGACCAGGGCTTGCTCGATGCTCAGCTCGAGCTCTGGCACAACACCTTTGGGTACATCAAGTCCATGGCGCTCAAGTCTGCTCTGGACCTCGGCATCGCTGACGCCATCCACCACCACGGCGGCGCGGCCACCCTCACCCAGATAGTTGCCAAGGCCAAGCTCCATACGTCCAAGATCTCCTGCCTGCGCCGCCTCATGCGCGTGCTCACCGTCTCCAGCGTCTTCGGAACAGAGCACTCTAATGACGCTGAGGCCGTCTACACGCTCACGCCGGCGTCCCGTCTCCTCGTCGGCTCGGCGAACATGGTCCCCGTCATGAACATGCTGCTCCACCCCATTCTCGTGTCCCCGTTCTCCGATCTCGGGGCGTGGTTCCAGCACGAGCTGCCGGAGCCGGACCTCTTCAAGCTGAAGCACGGCAATACCTTCTGGGAGATGGCCGACCACGACCCGTCGTACAACACGCTCGTCAACGACGGCATGGTCTCCGACAGCCGCTTCCTCATGGATATCGCCATCAGAGAGTGCGGCGGGGTCTTCCAAGGGATAGGCTCCCTGGTGGACGTCGCCGGCGGGCACGGTGGAGCGGCCCAGGCCATCGCGAAGGCGTTCCCGGACGTGAAGTGCAGTGTGCTAGACCTTGAGCATGTCGTCGCCAAGGCTCCGAGCGGTACTGACGTGGAGTACATCGCCGGCGACATGTTTGAGAGCGTTCCACCGGCAGACGCTGTCTTTCTCAAG TGGATTATGCATGACTGGAGTGACGAGGACTGCATCAAGATACTAAAAAATTGCAAGAAAGCTATCCCCCCAAAAGATGCTGGAGGGAAGGTGATAATCGTAGACATGGTGGTTGGAGCAGGGCCGCAAGACCTGAAGCACAAAGAGACACAGCTCATGTTCGATCTTTTCATCATGTTCGTCAATGGCGTTGAGCGAGATGAGCAGGAGTGGAAGAAGATCATCTTCGAGGCAGGATTCACCGACTACAAAATCACGCCGGTTCTAGGTGTGCGATCAATcatcgaggtttacccatga
- the LOC124649905 gene encoding O-methyltransferase ZRP4-like isoform X1 — translation MALNREQHILDQGLLDAQLELWHNTFGYIKSMALKSALDLGIADAIHHHGGAATLTQIVAKAKLHTSKISCLRRLMRVLTVSSVFGTEHSNDAEAVYTLTPASRLLVGSANMVPVMNMLLHPILVSPFSDLGAWFQHELPEPDLFKLKHGNTFWEMADHDPSYNTLVNDGMVSDSRFLMDIAIRECGGVFQGIGSLVDVAGGHGGAAQAIAKAFPDVKCSVLDLEHVVAKAPSGTDVEYIAGDMFESVPPADAVFLKWIMHDWSDEDCIKILKNCKKAIPPKDAGGKVIIVDMVVGAGPQDLKHKETQLMFDLFIMFVNGVERDEQEWKKIIFEAGFTDYKITPVLGVRSIIEVYP, via the exons ATGGCGCTCAACCGGGAGCAGCACATCCTCGACCAGGGCTTGCTCGATGCTCAGCTCGAGCTCTGGCACAACACCTTTGGGTACATCAAGTCCATGGCGCTCAAGTCTGCTCTGGACCTCGGCATCGCTGACGCCATCCACCACCACGGCGGCGCGGCCACCCTCACCCAGATAGTTGCCAAGGCCAAGCTCCATACGTCCAAGATCTCCTGCCTGCGCCGCCTCATGCGCGTGCTCACCGTCTCCAGCGTCTTCGGAACAGAGCACTCTAATGACGCTGAGGCCGTCTACACGCTCACGCCGGCGTCCCGTCTCCTCGTCGGCTCGGCGAACATGGTCCCCGTCATGAACATGCTGCTCCACCCCATTCTCGTGTCCCCGTTCTCCGATCTCGGGGCGTGGTTCCAGCACGAGCTGCCGGAGCCGGACCTCTTCAAGCTGAAGCACGGCAATACCTTCTGGGAGATGGCCGACCACGACCCGTCGTACAACACGCTCGTCAACGACGGCATGGTCTCCGACAGCCGCTTCCTCATGGATATCGCCATCAGAGAGTGCGGCGGGGTCTTCCAAGGGATAGGCTCCCTGGTGGACGTCGCCGGCGGGCACGGTGGAGCGGCCCAGGCCATCGCGAAGGCGTTCCCGGACGTGAAGTGCAGTGTGCTAGACCTTGAGCATGTCGTCGCCAAGGCTCCGAGCGGTACTGACGTGGAGTACATCGCCGGCGACATGTTTGAGAGCGTTCCACCGGCAGACGCTGTCTTTCTCAAG TGGATTATGCATGACTGGAGTGACGAGGACTGCATCAAGATACTAAAAAATTGCAAGAAAGCTATCCCCCCAAAAGATGCTGGAGGGAAGGTGATAATCGTAGACATGGTGGTTGGAGCAGGGCCGCAAGACCTGAAGCACAAAGAGACACAGCTCATGTTCGATCTTTTCATCATGTTCGTCAATGGCGTTGAGCGAGATGAGCAGGAGTGGAAGAAGATCATCTTCGAGGCAGGATTCACCGACTACAAAATCACGCCGGTTCTAGGTGTGCGATCAATcatcgaggtttacccatga